A segment of the Aythya fuligula isolate bAytFul2 chromosome 27, bAytFul2.pri, whole genome shotgun sequence genome:
CGGGTACCCTCGGGGATCTTCGGGCGCCTTCGGGTCCCGGGGCGGCTGCTGGGCATGGGGGGGGTCCCCATGGGGCAGGGACCCCCCTACCCAGGGCACCGCAGCTGcgctgggggtcctggggctCAGGGGGGTCCCCACAGATCTGGGGGCGGTattggggggttttggggtgctgggggtgccctCAGAGCCGTGGGGGAgtgcctgggggctgccaggtggggctgtgctgggggagcccccagggtgtggggctgggggcggcttCACTGGGGGGCCCtggtgcccccaccccacagccttTCCCCAAACGTGGGGGGCTGGGGCTCACGGGGGGGCTCAGGGGATATTTAGGGGATGCACCGAGCAGTGATGGAAGgcgagggctgggggaggggaCGGGGGTCTGGCAGAGGGGGTGGGGGCTGCCTGGCAAACCTAGGGAAACCCATAAACCCTTCCAAAGGAGCTCTGGTGTCTGCTGGTGGGCTGGGATCCCgtgctgggggaggctgggggggtgTCTGGGAACGGCCCCGTGGGGAGCACGGGGCAAAAAATGGGTGAGGGGTGCCCCGAGCGCTGGGGGCTGCGCCTGCTGTGTCTGCGTGGAGTCACAGAGTACCCCGAGTTGGAggggacccacagggatcatggagtccagctcctggggccCCAAaagaccaccccaaaatcagatcGTGTCCGGGAGCGGTGTCCAAACGCTTGCTGAGCTCCAGCGGGCTTGGGGCTGTGACCCCTGCCCTGGGGTGCCCgctccagcacccagcccccCTCTGGGTGCGGAACCTCCTGATCCCTAGCGTGAACTGTTCCCTCGGGCCCTAACCACCTCCTGATCCTTCCCTACCATCTCCTTGCAGACAAGCgcaggaggcagctccaggagTACCTGGCAGccaaaggaaagctgaaacACCCAAGCACCAAGTAAGTCACGGCGTGCAGCCTGCCGGCCTCTGCCTCgtcactgcagcagctccccgaTGGGGACAGCCTCGTCTCCGGGCCACCACGGCCTGGGACAGCTCTGGTCCCGCAGCACCCCTGCTGTGCTCTCgcttggcagcacagctgtggtCTCAGCACCGATATTCCCTGCTGGAAACGTCTCCTCTGGGCATCTTCTGAGCCTCCACCAAACCTTATTTTGGGTTTTGAGCACGGCTTCTTGCAGCAAAGGCGCTGCTGGGTCTTAAAAAAGGGTCATCCGAGCTTGAGTGCCGCTCTTGGCAGCCTTCTGGGACAGGACAGAGTTAGGAAGAGGCTTTTTTGGTGCACTTAAAAGCACACAAACAGTGAAGCTAGGCATGACCCTCAGACCTCTTAAGCAACCTCAGACCTCAAaggggctgggcagcccctttgctgctgggctgtgctgatGCGCTGCCACAAGCAGCCCCTTGTATGGCCTCGCTCTGCAGAACTTTTATCTGGAACTGCCGAGCAGTTGAGGCTCTGCTGCACTATTCCTCATGCTCTTGTTGGGAGCCATAAAACTTCCCCATGGGGAGAAGACAAAGGGAAGCAGCACCAGGGACCAGAAAGGGTGAACCAATCCCTGGTGCCAGGCTCTGAGGAACACCACAAATAGAATATAAACCAAATTCATGATCTTAATGGCATAGCACGCAATtggtgcagagcagagggcagTACCCGGGCTCTCCGGTTGCAGTGAGGTGTCTGCAGGGGTGTCAGCCTTGcctggcagctgggctgggttCCTGTgctggttttactcaggtgggcgGCCGAGGTCCACCgcagccgctctctcactccccctcctcaaagaggaacagggagaaaataccttgaaaagggctcaggggttgagataaggacaaggagatcacgcagtaattattttgatgagcaaaacagacttggcatagggagatagtaagatttattacctGTTACTAccaagctagagaagtgagaaacaaaggaaagaaaacaaaaccttcccctgcatccaccctcttccacctcctcctcctgagaggcacaggggaacgggggagtgggggttatggtcagtctacagcacttcttctctgccgctccttctcggtccctctcgtcccctgtgctgtggggtcccacccacgggatgcagtccttgatgaactgatccggcgtgggcttcccacaggcagcagctcttccagaactgctccagatatgggcccgtaccacggggtccatccctcaggagaaagtctgaaatctgctctcacagaggcacaaacagcatcatttattggctcagctctggccagcagtggctTCCTCACCTAATGTGGGGCAGCTTCGAgctccttctcacagaaaccacccctacAGCCCCCcgctaccaaacccttgccacgtaaacccactgcAGGTCCCAAACCAGCTGCGGGAGCAGATGCTGGGAGaaccctgctgctccttgctgatAGCGGGCTCCTGTTTGCTGCCAGCGGGTGGGCTGCTGAGGGGCTCGCAGCGGGTGCTGGCGTGCTCCGAGGCGCCGCCGTGACGGCTGCACGGCCCCAGTGGGCTGGGGAAACGGGGTCCCAGCTGGGCAAGGGGCGGCACGAGCTGTCCGAGCCCCTCGCATCCTGCCTGCCCGGCCCCTCGGCTGCAGGAAACGCTTTGATGGCTTTTCTTGGCGGCGGCGGTCGTGAGCTGTGTGACGGCCCCGGGTGTCAGCCTATTGTGCCGCTTTTCCGCTGCCGCACGGGAGAAAAAGAAACGTGACGTGGTGGCTTCCTTGGCAGCTTTTTGATTTCGAAAGGCTTCTCGTAAGCTCCGGTTGCTGAAACAACGGCAAGTGTTTCAGGTATTGAACCTCTGCTGAGAGAGCTGCTGGATACCCCGATAACTTGTTTGCCTTTCTGCAGGCCCTATTTAAATGACCGGATTAATCGCCTGGAGCCAGTCCTAAAACCAGTTTCTAAACCAGAACATGTAAGTAGAAGAGAAATCTTTTCAGTCTGGTTTTACGTCTCACGCTTGAAGCACGTCCAGGCAGAACAGGGTCCACAAACCAGGACAGCGAGTTCCTGACCCCAAACGAGCTGCAGCCAACGTGTTGCTAAACAGCTGGCAATAAGACAACTAATTATTTTGCAGGGGAACTCGGGCCGAGAGACTTGCCCTTCATCTGGGTGCTGGCAGGTGTTGTGTTGGCAGCCGCTGTGATGCTGCTGTGCCCCCCTGGGCTGGCAGGGCCGGGGTAGGAGCGAGCTGCTGGGGTTTGATCAAGCTGAGCCCTCCTCATCTTTTGGGCTTGGAGACCTCTGGGCCCTGCTGGTTTTGGGGCTGAGTTTCACCTTGTCTCTCTCCAGGCTAACAGGAACAAGAGGGATGTTCTCCCAGACATGGCGGTGGATGCTGAGAGGGACAGCAAGCCCGTGCGGCCGGGGGGCCGCGCTGCCCCACAGAAGTTTCCAAGTACATCGTGGGGAGCAGCCGTGGTACATCCAAAGCAGCCGGGGAAGAGCACAAAGCTGTCCTCAGGGCTTGTACCAGGTGTCAACCCTTCTGCACCTCCCAGAGGGAGGCTCCCAGCTTCTGCCTCTGGTTCCCTAAACCCAGGAGGGACTGAGGAGACTGCATGTGGTGGCCCCGCTCCTGGGGATCCTTGCTTGCTGACCGAGGGCCTGCAGGAACAGCTGGAGAGCAACAAAGAGAACTTCTCAGCACAAGCACCTACACACCTcgtgcagagcagagcttttCAGTCAGATGGAAACAGCGTCACGAACAAGAGAGCCTTGGCTCATAGGCAAACCTCAGGCACTGTGTCAAGGACAATTAATAGCTGCCAGGCTAAGAAAACACTGATTCAGGACAAATTCAGGAAGTCTCTGCCAAGCTCAAAGAGTGCATCTCAAAAACCAAGTGACAAAACCCAACTGTTGCAACCCCCTCGGGCACTTGCTGTTTCTACTAATTTGCTGCATAAAAAACCAGcagtaaaacatgaaaaaacgAGTACAGCAGGGCAACCTGTAGGAAAGCTACTTGGCACGCTACCGGGGGGAAGCCTTCAGCACCACAGTAGGGCTCCCCAAGCGAAAAGATCTCCCCCGAAGcctccagcctccagcaggCCCCAGGGGACCACAACCCTGGGGTCCACGAGGACCCCCAGCGTGAGGCTGGGCGCCGCGGTGTCGGGGCAAAGGCCCGTGGTTAAAGTTGGGGCAGAGAGGAAGGACGTGAAGGCGCCGCCCAGACACACGGCGTTGTCTCAAGCCAGAGCCACCATGGGCCGGTCTCACAGCCCCAGAGCTCCAGGGGCTGTGAGCAGAAGGGAGAGGCTGAACCTGGAGCCGCCGCAGGCACGCGGGGTGCACGCAGGGCGCGTCCCCAAAACCCAGACAGCCGAGGATCGGAGGTGAGTAGCGCCTCGGGCTGGCTCTGTCCTTGCCTCCAGGggacagcagagcacagagctgctgagccAGCTTCTACCTGTAGGGCCGGGCTccctcagccagctgctgggtggtttggggctgctctgggctccccttttccccccagaGGTTTGGCAGTCCCCTACCGTGCGTAACGCAGCCAGCAGCGAGTGGGTCGTAGTGGCTGGCAGGTGGAGCCTTGCTGGTTCGTGCAGCTGCTCTCCTGTTCAAAAATcttcaaaacacacaaattTGGGCGGGTTTGCCTTGCCCAGTCTGGCTCAGATGAGTTTTTAGGTTGGAGTTCCCACCGAGCAGCTGAATCTGGCTAGAGTGAGATCCAAGGGGAAGATGGGGAATAGCCCAGCAAGTGCTGGTGGTCAGAAAGTGGGGGTAACAGCGATCCCTTGGTCCCTCGACAGGAGGCAACTGGAGCAGTGGTTGGCATCCAAAGGCAAGACCTACAAACGGCCACCTATGGTGCAGTccaaaaaaaagccagtgaGAGCGAAGCTGCCCGTCTGTAGAGCTgtagaggaggaagagaaagcagagaagccCGAGCAGCTCCACTTGGACAAAATCAACAACCTGCTGACTGAGTGCCTGAAGCTCATCGAGGAGGTGTGGATGGGGAAGTGGCAGCTTTCAGAGGCTTCTCTTCCCTTGGAGCATCCCAGGAGATGAGGGCCACGTGCTCACACGGGTGTAGAGCAAGGATTCTTGCTTGTCTTGGGAAAAAGTAAAAGTCCTAATGCTCCATTCACCCCTGGAGTTATGGGGATTGGCCAAAGGCACGCAGGGCGATGACAAGGACAACAGTGACACCCAGTAACGTGGCCGATGTGTGTCCCCGTTGTCCTGGTACCGGTCTGCAGCaggatttctgcagcagcagcccaggctgtgtGAGCCACCCTGAGACGTGTCCCTGGTGGACATCACCCCTGGCAATGCCACCTGCTAGCCCAGCGCCGGGGGTTAGTGGCCCTGCTACTGCCTGCACTGGGGAACCTCTCCCTCAACATCCCCCTGCAGTGCTTATTTTACTGAGGGGGAAATGGAGGCAGAGAAATGATCTGCCCAAGGTCATGCAAGAGACttgtaaaaagcaaaatctggGCTCAGACCCTGCCTCTTTTGCCCGGGAGCGCTGGCCCTGAGGGGTGGCCCCGTTCTTCACACCTCGTCCGTGTTTCGCAGGGTGTCCAGTCGGAGGAGTTCTCTGCAATTCTGTCCCACGAGCCCCGAGCAGAGAAATGCGCCAAGTTCTGGATCTGCAAAGCGAAACTGCTCGCCCGCAGCGGCCCCTTTGACGTGGTGGAGCTGTACAAAGCCGCAATCTCAGCCGGTGCTACCGTGAGTAGGGAGCGCCATGAGCGCTTCCCCTTGGCTCCCTGCGatccctgccctgtgccagcgGGTCACGTCGAAACGAGGGGCAGATTTTGGGCTCGGattccagaggagggctgggagggtgAGTGCCCTGGGCTGTGGCTGGAAGCAGCACGATGGCAGCTCCGTGCCTGGGCGGTGTAACAGCAATTTCTGGTGGGATTTACCAGCTGGGCTGTGTCCACCCCGCAGCGTGCTCGCAGATCCGACTTAGGGCAGGGCACCGCTGCAGCCGTCAGCCTTTCCCTCCAGCAcagggtgcagcagcagcaaccttTTCTCCCGTTCTCTTTGGACTATTCTTTGTTCCTGAGTCATGCCTGCCTTGACCTGTGTTTGGCTTTTCTTGCAGCCGCTCCAGGAGCTCAGAGATGTTGTCCTTGATATTCTGAAGACTTCAGGCCAGCCGCCAGGAGGTAACACACGCACGGAGGGGCCGGCTGGCAGGCtggggctccctgctgctgcgggCAGGGAAGCAGCACGGTTTGCAGCCTGTGCCCGGTGTCCCTGTTGACTTTGATGGTGACGGAGCATTGTCAAAGTCCAGAATCCTGATTTCAGAAACAGGGCAGGAGCCCTCTGCCGGGGCCAGGCCTCAGCCCAGCAGGCCTCTAGCGAGGTGCCCTGGGCTGCGGGCAAAGCGCTGCGGTGCTGTgagcctgctccagctctgccctctcTACAACCGTGCTgcccttctcctctctcctctcagGGGAAAATGCTGAGCAGCCCGTGCCCTGGGAGCCCACAGCGCCTTGCCTGGCAGAGAGGGAGCACACGGAATCGACTCCCAGCATGGCGGggagctccctgcccagcctgcccATCTCCTCCATCAAACTGCAGGTGACATCCATACCCAGGTGAGCGGAGCTGCCCACTGCTGGCAGCAAGCACCTTCTCCCCGTGCCagtgctcctgcctgcagggtTTACCTCCTGGCTCTTCTCCCCGCAGGGGAAGGGAGCTGCCAGAAGGCCAGGAGCTGAAATTCCTGACGCCGGTGCGGCGCTCGCTGCGGATAGAGAGGGCCGCGAGCTGCTACCCGGTGATGCTGAAGGACCACGACCCTGTCGTGTCATCCCTCAATGAAATCCTGGATGACGAAGAGGACACGCAGTACGTCTTCCGGAAAAATAAGGCTTTGCCGGAGGTGGCAGAGATGGAGATTTTGAAGTTGTAGCCCCAAAGTGCTCCCCGAGGGGCGCTGGCTGCCCCGTGCTTCTTGCTGTCATGCACTTACTTCACCCACTTCTCCTGTTGCCTCTCAGATGTAAATACGTAGGGGTGGCATGTAATTagccttttcctctgttttcaaatattaaataacttGCAGCAGAGGTGCAGTGTGGCCTGTGAGTAGTGCGTGAGGTCCGGGATGGGAGGCTTGGGCTCCTTGCCCTTGGGGCTGCCCGTGGCTCTGCTCTGATGCACGCCCTGGGTTTTGTGCTCCAGGACATCGTTGGGTCCCTGTGATGCTCCAGCACCCCCTGGTGCTTCAGGAAGTGGTGTCCCCAGGGCTTTGCTCCAGTGCCCTGCCTGGCTGACATCTCCCTGCCAGGAGGCATGCACAGACCCTGTCCTGGACAGCCAGAGCCACCCATGGTGGCACCAACCGTGCCAGACTTGTGCCATGCTCTAGCCCCCAGGAGAGGTTGGAGGTCCTGGGGTGCCTGACGGATCGCAGCAGCTTGGGCACAGGCCCCCACGGATGCAGCCATCATACACAGGTGGTGGTCTGCCCCCTTTTGGGGGTCCTTGGGGGTTGCCAGGCCTGAGCTCTGTgcgtggtggggctgggggaggccagGGGGTGCAGCTCAGGACCCttctggcagcacagccccattTCCCTACTGTGAGAGGGGTGAAACGGTGCTGCTGCCGTAAAGCacagggcagagccccagcctTCGTCTTCCCATCTCACCGCAGCCACTGCTGGCTTTGCTCAGCATCTTTACTGGGAAGCCTTGATGGCTGAGGTGCCGTATCTGGAGGTCCTGGTGCAGGATGCGGCCCTGCTGGCAGTGAGGGGGCTGGCTCAGggctgctgccccctgcccggGGGCCTGCACACAGTCCCAGCTGCTGGATTAGGATTTGGGAGTCGTGCTTTGCTCCCATCTCCCAAGCTCTGGGGCAAAAGTTTTCCTCATAACTGATTTTATGTCTCTTCCACTCTATGACACCAATAAAGCTAAGCCAGGAGTTAAAGaaccttttataaataaagggtgaaaacagaagagaagagaagggcaCCGCTGTGCGGGGACAGGACGGGGCCACCGATCGTCCTGCAGGCAGCTTCAGTCCTCTGGGCTCACTGAGTGCCCTCGGGGGGCTGGCACCCACCAAATCGGCAGCCAGCGGTGCTGCTACGGGCTCAGGCCtcaccatcctcttcctcctcctcctcttcctccctgaTGGAGTCCTGGGGGACCCCTGTGACCTGAGACAGAGGAGGGGGGCTCAGTGGGCACAGGACCCAACCGTCATTGGGGTGCCAGCACCAGGCCAGGACTTGCCCACCTCCATGGCATCCACGGGGCCGTGTTCCACCGTCGACTCGTGGGCCATCTGCAGTGGAGAGAGGGGGCGGCGAGAGGGGCTGGCGCCCAGCACCCAACGGGCTGGGGTCCTCCAGAGCCCCCTCAAGGCAGGAAGGGAAACCGAGGCACGGCGTGGGGGCAGGAGCCGCATACCAGGACGGAGGGCGCCCGGAAGAGGTAGCTGAAGGGATAGTAGAGGAAGTTGATGAAGGAGGCGGCGTAGAGGTCCGCGTAGCGCATCAGCTGGTTGGCGAAGAGGGTCTGGCGCGAGCCGCAGCGGAAGAGGCTGCCCATCTTCCCGTAGCACATGTCCATCTCGTGCGTGACTTTCTGCGGGCAGGGCAGGACGGTCAGGGCACCCGGTGCCCCGTGCTGGGGTGCTGGATGTGGGGGCACAAGCGGGGATGGGTCCCCGGGTGTCACCTGGATCCGACGCTTGATGGAGCTGATGTCCGGGCGCTCACTGCTGCCGCTGTCCAAGTGCCTGCAGCGGGAGCCAAGCCCTGAGCGGGGTCTCACAGCTCACCTGAGGGTCCTCCACGTGTCTCCTCCAGGTCCCTGCACCCCGTGGTGCCccagccacagccccccccgtgcccacTCACTGGTACAGCTCCGCCAGGAAGAGGTCCAGGCTCCGCAGCTCCTCAAACAGCTCTGCAATAGCAAAGGGtccagctcagcacagccaccGGCCCCAGCACGGCCACCACAGGGTGCTGGGACACGTCCCGCCCTGCTCGGCTGTCCCCAGGTCTGCTTTTGTCACTGTTGGAGGTCCCAGGTTGGAGGGCTGCCCCAGCCAAGCCCTGCTCACCGCTCTTCTCCGTCCACACCTGCAGCTCGCGGGCCAGCTCGGGCACCACCAGGAAGGTGCGCCAGCCCTGCCGCTTCTTGGACTTGAGGATGTCCCCGAAGATGTGGTCCCCCATGTACAGGATGTCCTTGCCCTTCACGCCCAGCAGGTCACACACCACGTCCGAGGAGCCTGTGCCAGCCACACATCAGGGCACGGTGCTGCCGTGTCCCCGTGCCACCGCGCTGCCCGGCCGGGCACTCACCGCCGGAGTAGACGGCGCAGTGCTGGAGGGGGCCGGTGTATGTCCCGATGCGCAGCTTCCCCGTGTCCTGTGGGGAAAGAGGGCCCCGTGGTGGAGCTGTCACCTGCGCCGGAGCCACCAGGCTGTGCCCGTGTTCGCAAGGTGGCAGAAGGGTGGCACGCGGTGGCCGGGTCCCCACCGTGTTGACTTGGCGCAGGACGGTGCCCTCGGCGAAGAAGAGCGGCTTGCGGGTGTCCACCACGATGAGGTCGAAGTAG
Coding sequences within it:
- the CKAP2L gene encoding cytoskeleton-associated protein 2-like, with amino-acid sequence MDKRRRQLQEYLAAKGKLKHPSTKPYLNDRINRLEPVLKPVSKPEHANRNKRDVLPDMAVDAERDSKPVRPGGRAAPQKFPSTSWGAAVVHPKQPGKSTKLSSGLVPGVNPSAPPRGRLPASASGSLNPGGTEETACGGPAPGDPCLLTEGLQEQLESNKENFSAQAPTHLVQSRAFQSDGNSVTNKRALAHRQTSGTVSRTINSCQAKKTLIQDKFRKSLPSSKSASQKPSDKTQLLQPPRALAVSTNLLHKKPAVKHEKTSTAGQPVGKLLGTLPGGSLQHHSRAPQAKRSPPKPPASSRPQGTTTLGSTRTPSVRLGAAVSGQRPVVKVGAERKDVKAPPRHTALSQARATMGRSHSPRAPGAVSRRERLNLEPPQARGVHAGRVPKTQTAEDRRRQLEQWLASKGKTYKRPPMVQSKKKPVRAKLPVCRAVEEEEKAEKPEQLHLDKINNLLTECLKLIEEGVQSEEFSAILSHEPRAEKCAKFWICKAKLLARSGPFDVVELYKAAISAGATPLQELRDVVLDILKTSGQPPGGENAEQPVPWEPTAPCLAEREHTESTPSMAGSSLPSLPISSIKLQVTSIPRGRELPEGQELKFLTPVRRSLRIERAASCYPVMLKDHDPVVSSLNEILDDEEDTQYVFRKNKALPEVAEMEILKL